A stretch of the Patescibacteria group bacterium genome encodes the following:
- a CDS encoding MgtC/SapB family protein, translated as MELTFIQNLNIFLQLAVAALLGGIIGIERSVAHKTAGMRTYALVSMSAALFIVISNTVTSRYIGITNFDPLRVASQVIVGIGFIGAGLIIFKRSKLRGLTTAAGLWMAAGIGMAVGYELYAIAVFVSALTIFIFTIMWAIEDKVKKNIKLDKNK; from the coding sequence ATGGAATTAACATTTATCCAAAATTTAAATATATTTCTTCAGTTGGCTGTCGCGGCTTTACTAGGTGGCATTATAGGTATTGAGAGATCAGTTGCTCATAAGACAGCGGGCATGAGGACTTATGCCTTGGTAAGCATGAGTGCGGCTCTTTTTATTGTCATCTCAAATACTGTTACATCTCGATATATAGGGATTACAAATTTTGACCCGCTTCGAGTCGCTTCTCAGGTCATTGTTGGAATCGGTTTTATAGGCGCCGGGCTTATAATCTTCAAGAGGTCTAAGTTAAGAGGGCTTACCACAGCGGCTGGTTTGTGGATGGCAGCCGGTATAGGGATGGCGGTTGGTTATGAGCTTTATGCCATAGCCGTTTTTGTCAGTGCCCTTACTATATTTATTTTCACTATTATGTGGGCTATTGAAGATAAGGTGAAGAAAAATATAAAACTTGATAAAAATAAATAA